A single Trachemys scripta elegans isolate TJP31775 chromosome 20, CAS_Tse_1.0, whole genome shotgun sequence DNA region contains:
- the SF3A3 gene encoding splicing factor 3A subunit 3 encodes METILEQQRRYHEERERLMDVMAKEMLIKKSTLRDQINSDHRTRAMQDRYMDVSGNLRDLYDDKDGLRKEELSAISGPNEFAEFYNRLKQIKEFHRKHPNEICVPMSVEFEELLKARENPSEEAQNLVEFTDEEGYGRYLDLHDCYLKYINLKSSEKLDYITYLSTFDQLFDIPKERKNAEYKRYLEMLLEYLQDYTDRVKPLLDQNELFGKIQNEFEKKWDNGTFPGWPKETSSALTHAGAHLDLSAFSSWEELASLGLDRLKSALLALGLKCGGTLEERAQRLFSTKGKSLEALDSSLFAKNPKTKGSKRDTERNKDLAFLEAQVYEYVEILGEQRHLTHENVQRKQARTGEEREEEEEEQISESESEDEENEIIYNPKNLPLGWDGKPIPYWLYKLHGLNINYNCEICGNYTYRGPKAFQRHFAEWRHAHGMRCLGIPNTAHFANVTQIEDAVSLWAKLKQQKASERWQPDTEEEYEDSSGNVVNKKTYEDLKRQGLL; translated from the exons ATGGAGACGATCCTGGAGCAGCAGCGGCGCTACCATGAGGAGCGGGAGCGGCTCATGGACGTGATGGCCAAGGAGATGCTGATTAAGAAATCCACG CTACGTGACCAGATTAACTCTGATCACCGCACCCGAGCCATGCAGGAC aggtATATGGATGTGAGTGGAAATCTGAGAGACTTGTATGATGATAAGGATGG GTTACGGAAGGAGGAGCTCAGCGCCATTTCAGGGCCAAATGAGTTTGCAGAATTCTATAATAGACTAAAACAGATCAAGGAATTTCACCGGAAGCACCCAAATGAG ATCTGTGTGCCGATGTCAGTGGAATTTGAGGAACTGTTGAAAGCCAGAGAGAACCCCAGTGAAGAGGCACAAA ATCTAGTGGAGTTCACAGATGAAGAAGGTTATGGCCGGTACTTGGATCTTCATGATTGTTACCTCAAGTACATTAACTTAAAATCATCAGAG AAACTGGATTACATCACATACTTATCCACGTTTGACCAACTCTTCGATATtcccaaagagagaaaaaatgctGAATATAAAAG GTATCTTGAAATGCTTCTTGAGTACCTGCAGGATTACACAGATCGGGTGAAGCCACTGCTGGATCAGAATGAACTTTTTGGGAAGATTCAGAATGAGTTTGAGAAGAAGTGGGACAATGGAACGTTCCCTGGTTGGCCG AAAGAGACCAGCAGTGCACTTACCCATGCCGGAGCCCATCTGGATCTCTCAGCCTTTTCCTCTTGGGAG GAATTGGCCTCCCTGGGACTGGACAGATTAAAATCTGCTTTACTGGCTTTGGGTCTGAAATGCGGCGG CACTCTGGAAGAACGTGCTCAGAGGCTGTTCAGCACAAAAGGCAAATCCTTGGAAGCCCTTGATTCTTCCTTGTTTGCCAAGAATCCAAAGACAAAAGGAAGCAAAAG GGACACAGAGAGGAACAAAGACCTTGCGTTCCTGGAAGCTCAGGTCTATGAGTATGTAGAAATTCTTGGG GAACAGAGACATCTCACCCATGAGAACGTGCAGCGTAAACAAGCACGcacaggggaagagagagaggaggaagaggaggagcagatcAGTGAGAGCGAAAGTGAAGATGAAGAGAATGAAATAATTTACAACCCTAAAAATCTGCCTCTTGGCTGGGATGGCAAG CCTATCCCCTATTGGTTATATAAACTGCATGGTTTGAACATCAACTACAACTGTGAGATTTGCGGCAACTACACCTACCGAGGGCCCAAAGCTTTCCAGCGGCACTTTGCG GAGTGGCGTCATGCTCATGGGATGAGATGCCTGGGCATTCCCAACACAGCTCATTTTGCTAATGTCACACAGATTGAAGATGCAGTCTCTT TGTGGGCAAAGCTGAAGCAGCAGAAAGCTTCGGAGAGATGGCAGCCTGACACAGAG GAGGAATATGAGGATTCCAGTGGGAATGTGGTGAATAAAAAGACTTATGAAGACTTGAAACGTCAAGGGCTGCTGTAA